From one Triticum urartu cultivar G1812 chromosome 3, Tu2.1, whole genome shotgun sequence genomic stretch:
- the LOC125543840 gene encoding CO(2)-response secreted protease-like isoform X1, with product MVNRAHFVILVLAYRLLVSLSAEAQHTKESYVVYMGSPSASSGAGDVEAVRAAHLEMLSSVVASGEQEPWPSTPSLTHSYHHAFEGFAAELTEEEAAALSDHERVVSVFRDRALQLHTTRSWDFLDTQSGLRTDRLGRRASGDVIIGVIDTGVWPESQSFNDAGMGDVPARWRGLCMEGPEFKKSNCNKKLIGARYYGIQPGSAAPTSSNASLGAVTAAMTGSPRDTVGHGTHCASTAAGTVVADADYYGLARGAAKGGAPASRVATYKVCTMGGCSSSALLKAIDDAVSDGVDVISISIGMSSAFASDFLSDPIALGAFHAHQRGVLVVCSGGNDGPNPYTVVNSAPWILTVAASSIDRTFQSSVVLGNGNVVKGVAINFSNQSLSGDRFPLVSGAQAAGRYTPVSEASNCYPGSLDVQKVAGKIVVCVGTNSMVSRRVKKLVAEGSGASGLVLIDDTEKDVPFDAGSFAFSQVGADLGAQILDYINSTKNPTAVILPTEDVKLFKPAPMVASFSARGPGGLTESILKPDLMAPGVTILAAAMPSTDKADVPDGNKASAFAIKSGTSMACPHVAGAGAFVKSAHPGWSPSMIRSALMTTATTRNNLGQPVASNTGAVATGHDMGAGEISPLRALSPGLVFDTTAKDYLNFLCYYGYKAKLVRMVSGDAGFACPRGAPSPDLIATGINYPSISVPRLAAGKAVTVSRTAMNVGPPNATYTATVEAPAGLSLKVLPERLVFSRRWTTAAYEVSFASAGASKGYAYGAVTWSDGAHSVRTHFAVNVV from the exons ATGGTGAACCGCGCGCACTTCGTCATCCTCGTCCTCGCCTACCGCCTCCTGGTATCCCTCTCAGCTGAAGCACAGCACACCAAAGAG TCGTATGTCGTCTACATGGGGAGTCCTTCCGCTTCCTCGGGAGCCGGCGACGTGGAGGCGGTGCGCGCCGCCCACCTTGAGATGCTGTCGTCCGTCGTGGCGAGCGGCGAGCAGGAGCCATGGCCATCCACGCCGTCGCTGACGCATAGCTACCACCACGCGTTCGAGGGCTTCGCCGCCGAGCTCACCGAGGAGGAGGCCGCCGCGCTGTCCG ACCACGAGAGGGTGGTGTCCGTGTTCCGGGACCGCGCTCTGCAGCTGCACACCACGCGCTCGTGGGACTTCCTCGACACGCAGTCCGGCCTCCGCACCGACCGCCTCGGCCGCCGTGCCTCCGGCGATGTCATCATCGGCGTCATCGACACCG GTGTCTGGCCGGAGTCGCAGAGCTTCAACGACGCCGGGATGGGGGACGTGCCGGCGAGGTGGCGAGGCCTGTGCATGGAAGGCCCGGAATTCAAGAAGAGCAACTGCAACAA GAAGCTCATCGGGGCTCGGTACTACGGCATCCAGCCCGGCTCGGCGGCGCCCACGTCCTCTAACGCCTCCCTTGGCGCGGTAACGGCCGCGATGACCGGCTCGCCGCGAGACACCGTCGGTCACGGCACGCACTGCGCGTCGACGGCCGCGGGCACGGTCGTGGCAGACGCGGACTACTACGGCCTGGCCCGGGGCGCGGCCAAGGGCGGCGCGCCCGCGAGCCGCGTGGCCACGTACAAGGTGTGCACCATGGGCGGGTGCTCTAGCTCTGCATTGCTCAAGGCCATCGACGACGCGGTGAGCGATGGCGTGGAcgtgatctccatctccatcgGCATGAGCTCCGCCTTCGCGTCCGACTTCCTCAGCGACCCCATCGCGCTGGGCGCGTTCCACGCGCACCAGAGGGGCGTCCTGGTGGTCTGCTCCGGCGGCAACGACGGCCCTAATCCCTACACGGTCGTCAACTCCGCTCCGTGGATCCTCACCGTCGCCGCTTCCAGCATCGACCGCACCTTCCAGTCCAGCGTCGTCCTCGGCAACGGGAACGTCGTCAAG GGAGTCGCCATCAACTTCTCCAACCAAAGCCTCAGCGGAGACCGGTTCCCTCTGGTGTCCGGAGCACAAGCGGCAGGCCGGTACACGCCGGTGTCCGAGGCAAG CAACTGTTATCCGGGATCGTTGGACGTGCAGAAGGTAGCCGGAAAGATCGTAGTGTGTGTGGGCACGAACTCGATGGTGTCGCGGCGGGTGAAGAAGCTGGTGGCGGAGGGGTCCGGGGCGAGTGGGCTGGTGTTGATCGACGACACGGAGAAGGACGTGCCGTTCGATGCCGGCAGCTTCGCCTTCTCCCAGGTGGGCGCCGACTTGGGCGCGCAGATCCTCGACTACATCAACTCCACCAA GAATCCGACGGCCGTGATCCTCCCGACCGAGGACGTGAAGCTGTTCAAGCCCGCGCCCATGGTGGCGTCCTTCTCAGCGCGCGGCCCTGGTGGTCTCACCGAATCCATCCTCAAG CCTGATCTAATGGCGCCCGGGGTCACCATCCTCGCCGCCGCGATGCCGTCCACAGACAAGGCGGACGTCCCCGACGGCAACAAGGCCTCGGCATTCGCCATCAAGTCCGGCACTTCCATGGCCTGCCCGCACGTCGCAGGCGCCGGCGCCTTCGTCAAGTCGGCCCACCCGGGCTGGTCCCCGTCCATGATCAGATCAGCTCTCATGACCACAG CGACGACGAGAAACAACCTCGGGCAGCCGGTTGCGAGCAACACCGGCGCGGTGGCGACCGGACACGACATGGGCGCCGGCGAGATCAGCCCGCTGCGGGCGCTCAGCCCGGGCCTGGTGTTCGACACCACCGCAAAGGACTACCTCAACTTCCTCTGCTACTACGGCTACAAGGCCAAGCTCGTTCGCATGGTCTCCGGCGACGCCGGGTTCGCCTGCCCGCGTGGCGCGCCCTCGCCGGATCTCATCGCCACGGGCATCAACTACCCGTCCATCTCCGTGCCGAGGCTCGCGGCCGGGAAGGCGGTCACCGTGTCGCGCACCGCCATGAACGTGGGCCCCCCCAACGCCACGTACACGGCGACCGTCGAGGCACCGGCGGGCCTGTCTTTGAAGGTGTTGCCCGAGCGGCTGGTGTTCtcgaggcggtggacgacggcggcgTACGAGGTGAGTTTTGCGAGCGCTGGGGCCAGCAAGGGGTACGCTTACGGCGCCGTCACCTGGTCAGATGGCGCGCACTCGGTCCGGACGCATTTCGCGGTTAATGTCGTGTga
- the LOC125543840 gene encoding CO(2)-response secreted protease-like isoform X2 translates to MVNRAHFVILVLAYRLLSYVVYMGSPSASSGAGDVEAVRAAHLEMLSSVVASGEQEPWPSTPSLTHSYHHAFEGFAAELTEEEAAALSDHERVVSVFRDRALQLHTTRSWDFLDTQSGLRTDRLGRRASGDVIIGVIDTGVWPESQSFNDAGMGDVPARWRGLCMEGPEFKKSNCNKKLIGARYYGIQPGSAAPTSSNASLGAVTAAMTGSPRDTVGHGTHCASTAAGTVVADADYYGLARGAAKGGAPASRVATYKVCTMGGCSSSALLKAIDDAVSDGVDVISISIGMSSAFASDFLSDPIALGAFHAHQRGVLVVCSGGNDGPNPYTVVNSAPWILTVAASSIDRTFQSSVVLGNGNVVKGVAINFSNQSLSGDRFPLVSGAQAAGRYTPVSEASNCYPGSLDVQKVAGKIVVCVGTNSMVSRRVKKLVAEGSGASGLVLIDDTEKDVPFDAGSFAFSQVGADLGAQILDYINSTKNPTAVILPTEDVKLFKPAPMVASFSARGPGGLTESILKPDLMAPGVTILAAAMPSTDKADVPDGNKASAFAIKSGTSMACPHVAGAGAFVKSAHPGWSPSMIRSALMTTATTRNNLGQPVASNTGAVATGHDMGAGEISPLRALSPGLVFDTTAKDYLNFLCYYGYKAKLVRMVSGDAGFACPRGAPSPDLIATGINYPSISVPRLAAGKAVTVSRTAMNVGPPNATYTATVEAPAGLSLKVLPERLVFSRRWTTAAYEVSFASAGASKGYAYGAVTWSDGAHSVRTHFAVNVV, encoded by the exons ATGGTGAACCGCGCGCACTTCGTCATCCTCGTCCTCGCCTACCGCCTCCTG TCGTATGTCGTCTACATGGGGAGTCCTTCCGCTTCCTCGGGAGCCGGCGACGTGGAGGCGGTGCGCGCCGCCCACCTTGAGATGCTGTCGTCCGTCGTGGCGAGCGGCGAGCAGGAGCCATGGCCATCCACGCCGTCGCTGACGCATAGCTACCACCACGCGTTCGAGGGCTTCGCCGCCGAGCTCACCGAGGAGGAGGCCGCCGCGCTGTCCG ACCACGAGAGGGTGGTGTCCGTGTTCCGGGACCGCGCTCTGCAGCTGCACACCACGCGCTCGTGGGACTTCCTCGACACGCAGTCCGGCCTCCGCACCGACCGCCTCGGCCGCCGTGCCTCCGGCGATGTCATCATCGGCGTCATCGACACCG GTGTCTGGCCGGAGTCGCAGAGCTTCAACGACGCCGGGATGGGGGACGTGCCGGCGAGGTGGCGAGGCCTGTGCATGGAAGGCCCGGAATTCAAGAAGAGCAACTGCAACAA GAAGCTCATCGGGGCTCGGTACTACGGCATCCAGCCCGGCTCGGCGGCGCCCACGTCCTCTAACGCCTCCCTTGGCGCGGTAACGGCCGCGATGACCGGCTCGCCGCGAGACACCGTCGGTCACGGCACGCACTGCGCGTCGACGGCCGCGGGCACGGTCGTGGCAGACGCGGACTACTACGGCCTGGCCCGGGGCGCGGCCAAGGGCGGCGCGCCCGCGAGCCGCGTGGCCACGTACAAGGTGTGCACCATGGGCGGGTGCTCTAGCTCTGCATTGCTCAAGGCCATCGACGACGCGGTGAGCGATGGCGTGGAcgtgatctccatctccatcgGCATGAGCTCCGCCTTCGCGTCCGACTTCCTCAGCGACCCCATCGCGCTGGGCGCGTTCCACGCGCACCAGAGGGGCGTCCTGGTGGTCTGCTCCGGCGGCAACGACGGCCCTAATCCCTACACGGTCGTCAACTCCGCTCCGTGGATCCTCACCGTCGCCGCTTCCAGCATCGACCGCACCTTCCAGTCCAGCGTCGTCCTCGGCAACGGGAACGTCGTCAAG GGAGTCGCCATCAACTTCTCCAACCAAAGCCTCAGCGGAGACCGGTTCCCTCTGGTGTCCGGAGCACAAGCGGCAGGCCGGTACACGCCGGTGTCCGAGGCAAG CAACTGTTATCCGGGATCGTTGGACGTGCAGAAGGTAGCCGGAAAGATCGTAGTGTGTGTGGGCACGAACTCGATGGTGTCGCGGCGGGTGAAGAAGCTGGTGGCGGAGGGGTCCGGGGCGAGTGGGCTGGTGTTGATCGACGACACGGAGAAGGACGTGCCGTTCGATGCCGGCAGCTTCGCCTTCTCCCAGGTGGGCGCCGACTTGGGCGCGCAGATCCTCGACTACATCAACTCCACCAA GAATCCGACGGCCGTGATCCTCCCGACCGAGGACGTGAAGCTGTTCAAGCCCGCGCCCATGGTGGCGTCCTTCTCAGCGCGCGGCCCTGGTGGTCTCACCGAATCCATCCTCAAG CCTGATCTAATGGCGCCCGGGGTCACCATCCTCGCCGCCGCGATGCCGTCCACAGACAAGGCGGACGTCCCCGACGGCAACAAGGCCTCGGCATTCGCCATCAAGTCCGGCACTTCCATGGCCTGCCCGCACGTCGCAGGCGCCGGCGCCTTCGTCAAGTCGGCCCACCCGGGCTGGTCCCCGTCCATGATCAGATCAGCTCTCATGACCACAG CGACGACGAGAAACAACCTCGGGCAGCCGGTTGCGAGCAACACCGGCGCGGTGGCGACCGGACACGACATGGGCGCCGGCGAGATCAGCCCGCTGCGGGCGCTCAGCCCGGGCCTGGTGTTCGACACCACCGCAAAGGACTACCTCAACTTCCTCTGCTACTACGGCTACAAGGCCAAGCTCGTTCGCATGGTCTCCGGCGACGCCGGGTTCGCCTGCCCGCGTGGCGCGCCCTCGCCGGATCTCATCGCCACGGGCATCAACTACCCGTCCATCTCCGTGCCGAGGCTCGCGGCCGGGAAGGCGGTCACCGTGTCGCGCACCGCCATGAACGTGGGCCCCCCCAACGCCACGTACACGGCGACCGTCGAGGCACCGGCGGGCCTGTCTTTGAAGGTGTTGCCCGAGCGGCTGGTGTTCtcgaggcggtggacgacggcggcgTACGAGGTGAGTTTTGCGAGCGCTGGGGCCAGCAAGGGGTACGCTTACGGCGCCGTCACCTGGTCAGATGGCGCGCACTCGGTCCGGACGCATTTCGCGGTTAATGTCGTGTga
- the LOC125543841 gene encoding 50S ribosomal protein 5, chloroplastic — translation MALLLSPTVSFLAPSPSSAPRARALSSSTATATAASNNAFPYLASRLQCKTGASVSHVSLAKKMPVVVHASAEAGPTDAAEQPEKPKPVASIEDMPFESKQQMILEQRARMKVAKKLRQRRKRLVQKRRLRKKGRWPPSKMKKLKNV, via the exons ATGGCGCTCCTCCTGTCCCCCACCGTCTCCttcctcgccccctccccctcctccgctCCTCGTGCCCGAGCTCTCTCCagctccaccgccaccgccaccgccgccagcaATAATGCCTTCCCTTACCTCG CCTCGAGACTTCAGTGCAAGACCGGCGCCTCAGTCAGCCATGTTTCTCTTGCCAAGAAGATGCCCGTGGTTGTCCACGCTTCTGCAGAGGCTGGTCCAACTGATGCGGCAGAGCAACCAGAGAAGCCAAAACCAGTGGCTTCGATCGAGGACATGCCGTTCGAGTCCAAGCAGCAGATGATCCTGGAGCAGAGGGCACGGATGAAGGTGGCCAAGAAGCTGAGGCAGCGGCGCAAGCGGCTCGTCCAAAAGAGGCGGCTGAGGAAGAAGGGCAGGTGGCCACCGTCCAAGATGAAGAAGCTCAAGAACGTGTGA